The Clostridium sp. DL-VIII DNA window GAGATTTTTCTAATGCATATCTAAGTATATGTATAACTAACATGTAAGTAGTAAATTTACATGTTAGTATTGATTTGTCGGGAATTCAAATTCTCAAAGAGATAACTAGATAATAAAAATGGAACAAACAGCAGGAATATTGGAAAATAATTAATATTGCCATACATTGAAACTTATTGATATTTTCATATTATTGAATTATATAAAACATATGATATATTATTATATAATAATAAAAATAATGATATGAGGATAAGTGTATATGGATTTTGAAGAGATTGTAGAAAAGCAGAATATTATACCATGCAAGATTGAAGAAAAAAGCAAAATGTATCAAGATTTATGGAATATTAAAAACAATTGGACGGGAAGGGTAGATGCTAATATTGCAAATACATTTATTGAAGAATCAGTACAGCTAATAGAAAATGCTATTTCGATTTTTGAAATGGGCTATTTTGATTGTGCGTATTATTCATTAAGACAAGCATTAGAAATATCTACGACTATGGTTTTTTTGGTTGATATAGAAGATGATAAACGAATTGAAAAATTGGATGATTGGAAAAAGGAAAGACATTTTCCTATGGATGGAAAAATGAAAAAGTACTTAACTACTCATGGTAGGACATTTTCAGATATGAAAATTAAGATGAAGAAGTATTTTGATGAAATTGACAGACAACGTAAATCACTTAATAAATATGTACACAAGCAGGGTTATCAATATTTTTATGTTTCGCGAATAAATTCGATTCACAAAGATAAATTAATTGAGTCTCTTAAAAATAGTTTTATTAGTAATGTAAAATTCTGCATTGGTGTTGTTGCAGTAATGAGATTGGCTGTTGATCCATTTCCAATTCTTTTAATGGACGAAGAAATATATTATAGAACAAATGATACTATTACATATGGGTATACGGAAGATTTTGTTAAAGAATATATTAGTATTGATACTATCAAACAATATAAAACCACTGAGATATATCAAGAGTTTTATGAACAGATACTGAGACGAGAACCCAAAAGTGAGGCTGTGGCAGATGTTGTTAAAAATCAATACATTGATATAACAAAAGTTAATGAGATTATGCTGCAAAGCAACTTGATGGGAGTTGTTGATTTTATAGCAGTTTCTATAGTGTCAATAATTCCTTCAATATCAAAAGTATATTGCTATGGGGGGATGCTTTGGTATTTTACAGATATTAAAACCAATAGAAAAAAAATGAATTGGAGTACTAGTGATTTTAAGAGATTTAGTGAATCAACTAAAAAATTCAACTTGGCTTATGATGAAGTTTATATATCGTGTGTAAAGATTAATGATGAAACATATTTTATAGAACATAATGATCTTATTAGTAATGAAGAAAAGGAAAAAATTCAGAAATTGGAATTTATATTAAATAGTGTTGTTCAGGAGATGGAGAAGTCTTATGAAACATGAATAACAAAATTACAAATTCGTTAAATCACTTATTTCTGGAATCAAAGAACAAATGAATCAGGCAACAGTTTTGAGAAACTACTACTCTAAGTTTATTTAAAGTTTAAATAAATTAGAGTAAAGGTAAGCAAAATAAGTATATATATAATCTAAACATATTTAATTACACTTTTTTCACAAAAGTAATAAATTGAGAGAAATTAATAAGTCGAGACTAAGTGAGAACAAATAATTGATTCTTGCGTTTTATT harbors:
- a CDS encoding teicoplanin resistance protein VanZ, with amino-acid sequence MDFEEIVEKQNIIPCKIEEKSKMYQDLWNIKNNWTGRVDANIANTFIEESVQLIENAISIFEMGYFDCAYYSLRQALEISTTMVFLVDIEDDKRIEKLDDWKKERHFPMDGKMKKYLTTHGRTFSDMKIKMKKYFDEIDRQRKSLNKYVHKQGYQYFYVSRINSIHKDKLIESLKNSFISNVKFCIGVVAVMRLAVDPFPILLMDEEIYYRTNDTITYGYTEDFVKEYISIDTIKQYKTTEIYQEFYEQILRREPKSEAVADVVKNQYIDITKVNEIMLQSNLMGVVDFIAVSIVSIIPSISKVYCYGGMLWYFTDIKTNRKKMNWSTSDFKRFSESTKKFNLAYDEVYISCVKINDETYFIEHNDLISNEEKEKIQKLEFILNSVVQEMEKSYET